In the Helianthus annuus cultivar XRQ/B chromosome 11, HanXRQr2.0-SUNRISE, whole genome shotgun sequence genome, one interval contains:
- the LOC118484329 gene encoding probable receptor-like protein kinase At2g23200: MLTLVKHPNIVNLLGFCVEDSEMVLVTENISNGYLVDYLGNVNHMRVLTWEKRLKICIDVAHALNYLHHEMEDQKIIINRDITSYSIGLDENLGAKIVDFWFSVFLPPNQEDEALYLRWIGRNQYIDPEYKKTNKLKRESDVYSFGVVLFEILCGGKAFDPIYMKENVKGLGPVARQSFCMGTLEDMIDPILKEEIRENNFVLTRGPNKDSLHTFMKIAYQCVAETQDQRPTMKVVVKELEKALSFQLNSEVKSDYVEEKSHASIIETQVVELSNELNNMNMTCESENFKIHNKENMLHDQTNDPAEPDC, encoded by the exons ATGCTTACCCTTGTTAAGCATCCCAACATTGTAAATCTACTTGGATTCTGTGTTGAGGATTCTGAGATGGTCCTTGTCACTGAGAATATCTCTAATGGATATCTTGTTGATTATTTGGGAAATGTCAACCACATGCGTGTTTTAACCTGGGAAAAACGTTTGAAAATTTGCATTGATGTTGCACATGCGTTGAATTACCTTCACCATGAGATGGAAGACCAAAAGATCATAATAAATCGTGATATAACTAGTTACAGCATTGGGCTGGATGAGAACTTGGGGGCAAAGATTGTTGACTTTTGGTTCTCCGTATTCCTGCCTCCAAATCAAGAAGACGAAGCTCTCTATCTCAGATGGATTGGCAGAAACCAGTACATAGATCCAGAATACAAGAAGACCAATAAGTTAAAAAGAGAATCAGATGTTTATAGTTTTGGAGTTGTATTGTTTGAAATTCTATGTGGGGGGAAAGCCTTTGACCCAATTTACATGAAGGAGAATGTCAAAGGGTTGGGCCCTGTGGCAAGACAAAGCTTCTGCATGGGAACACTAGAGGACATGATAGATCCTATATTAAAGGAAGAAATCCGTGAAAACAATTTCGTTCTAACTAGAGGACCCAACAAGGATTCTTTGCACACATTTATGAAAATTGCATATCAGTGTGTAGCAGAAACTCAAGACCAACGTCCAACAATGAAAGTCGTTGTCAAGGAACTGGAGAAAGCACTATCATTTCAA TTGAATTCAGAGGTTAAATCTGATTATGTGGAGGAGAAGAGTCATGCTTCAATAATTGAGACACAAGTAGTTGAGCTTTCCAATGAACTGAACAATATGAACATGACTTGCGaatctgaaaattttaaaattcataACAAGGAAAATATGTTACATGATCAAACCAATGACCCGGCTGAACCTGACTGTT GA